One Anaerolineae bacterium genomic region harbors:
- a CDS encoding PDZ domain-containing protein yields MEVVIYTTPTCPYCRQAKEFLRQKGIPFTEKDVTSNPAYAQEMIQVSGQRGVPVLIINGQVIVGFNRPLIEQALSSAGTAGAGRPRLGASVADAAKVAAKYGLGVYQGAYVGQVTPGSPADRAGIRVGDVILGMAGYSIQNADDVQHLVERMTPGQSVPVVVWRDGRQIQLEVRF; encoded by the coding sequence ATGGAAGTTGTCATCTACACCACCCCGACATGCCCGTACTGCCGGCAGGCCAAGGAATTTCTCCGGCAGAAGGGCATCCCCTTTACGGAAAAGGACGTGACCAGCAATCCCGCCTATGCCCAGGAGATGATCCAGGTCTCCGGTCAGCGCGGCGTCCCCGTGCTGATCATCAACGGTCAGGTCATCGTCGGCTTCAACCGGCCGCTCATCGAGCAGGCCCTCTCGTCCGCCGGCACCGCCGGCGCCGGCCGGCCGAGGCTGGGAGCCTCTGTGGCGGACGCGGCCAAGGTGGCCGCCAAGTACGGCTTGGGCGTCTATCAGGGCGCGTACGTCGGCCAGGTGACGCCCGGGTCGCCGGCAGATCGGGCCGGCATCCGCGTCGGCGATGTGATCCTCGGCATGGCCGGCTACTCCATCCAGAATGCGGATGATGTCCAGCATCTGGTGGAGCGGATGACCCCTGGCCAGTCGGTGCCGGTGGTGGTCTGGCGCGATGGCCGGCAGATACAGTTGGAAGTGCGGTTCTGA
- a CDS encoding methylenetetrahydrofolate reductase yields MNTSPQDRWVEKLGRQFVVNVEIVPPAGEKSDIGSRACSHLMGLPVDGLNIADSPMARARMTPLLVAHLVEQECPGRFAYVPHLNARDHNRVAARGMLWGAAAMGVRAVLIVSGDAISFSNDPQSRAVTDVQVPDLIGMAREAGLLAGVVLDPRPAQWETERRKMARKVEAGAGFVITQPLFEPVHLARVAGQMEPFHLPLIAGILPLVSVRHARFLDQRVPGISVPAPLIAELERAGPEALAVGLGNARQMLECARRACAGACIMPPFERFDLVPAILS; encoded by the coding sequence GATCGTGCCGCCGGCCGGCGAAAAATCGGATATCGGAAGCCGGGCTTGCAGTCACCTGATGGGCCTGCCCGTGGACGGATTGAACATCGCTGACAGTCCCATGGCGCGGGCGCGCATGACCCCGTTGCTGGTGGCCCACCTGGTGGAGCAGGAATGCCCGGGCCGGTTCGCCTATGTCCCGCATCTGAATGCACGGGACCACAATCGCGTGGCGGCGCGCGGCATGCTGTGGGGCGCGGCAGCCATGGGGGTGCGGGCGGTCCTCATTGTGAGCGGGGATGCGATCTCCTTCAGCAATGACCCGCAGTCGAGGGCCGTCACCGATGTACAAGTGCCCGATCTGATCGGCATGGCGCGGGAAGCCGGCCTGCTGGCCGGCGTGGTGCTGGACCCGCGACCGGCGCAGTGGGAGACGGAGCGGCGGAAAATGGCCCGCAAGGTGGAGGCCGGCGCCGGCTTCGTCATCACCCAGCCGCTGTTCGAGCCGGTCCATCTGGCGCGGGTCGCGGGGCAGATGGAGCCGTTCCACCTGCCCCTCATCGCCGGCATCCTGCCGCTGGTGAGCGTTCGGCATGCTCGCTTCCTGGACCAGCGCGTGCCAGGTATTTCCGTTCCGGCGCCCCTGATCGCTGAGCTGGAGCGCGCCGGCCCCGAGGCGCTGGCAGTCGGGCTGGGGAATGCGCGCCAGATGCTGGAATGTGCCCGCCGCGCCTGTGCCGGCGCCTGTATCATGCCGCCCTTCGAGCGGTTTGATTTAGTGCCCGCCATATTGTCATGA